One Diabrotica virgifera virgifera chromosome 3, PGI_DIABVI_V3a genomic window carries:
- the LOC114329980 gene encoding transcription termination factor 3, mitochondrial — protein sequence MFGNTIKLNLIRSLRSFSVVAEDSLVNATVLSTSAPANKNSELTKIQKAKPRIVDLAEVSKVLRPGALSSMYINKSEILQQLVKLKVKLYEIEKDPEATKFILSQRFEDIKDKIIFLKELGLEIEDIGNTITKNPLILKENIEDLQVRLNYLQYKKFTSEMILRIVSANPHWLSHSTQDIDNKLGFFQSNFSLTGNEVRLLATKSPKLITYPLEKVKLAHFVLKEEMGFKAAEIKKMVLDRPQLLKSAQDKLLSTFEYLHNTMKIPLEIITIFPEVLNCRVKRLKERHLFLARLKRDLYNPKEPNYVALKTLVSGTDSYFCTEVAQSSVQVYNEFLKSL from the exons ATGTTTGGAAatacaattaaattaaatttaatacgTAGTTTGCGAAGTTTTTCAGTGGTAGCTGAAGACTCTCTTGTTAATGCAACTGTTTTATCTACCAGTGCACCTGCCAATAAAAATAGTGAACTAACAAAAATTCAGAAAGCGAAACCAAGAATAGTGGATTTAGCAGAAGTTTCAAAAGTGTTACGACCAGGAGCATTATCGTcaatgtatataaataaatccGAAATCTTACAACAGTTAGTGAAGTTAAAAGTAAAATTGTATGAAATAGAGAAAGATCCTGAAGCTACTAAGTTTATATTAAGTCAAAGGTTTGAAGATATAAAAGATAAGATTATATTCCTTAAAGAATTAGGATTAGAAATTGAAGATATTGGTAACACGATAACAAAGAATCCTCTGATTCTAAAGGAAAACATAGAAGACCTTCAAGTCAGGTTAAATTATTTACAGTATAAAAAATTTACAAGTGAAATGATCTTAAGGATAGTTAGTGCGAATCCTCATTGGTTGAGTCATAG TACTCAAGATATTGACAACAAACTAGGATTTTTTCAAAGTAACTTTTCATTAACTGGAAATGAAGTTAGACTATTAGCAACCAAAAGTCCAAAGCTTATTACATATCCCCTGGAGAAGGTTAAGTTAGCTCATTTTGTTTTAAAGGAAGAAATGGGTTTTAAAGCTGCAGAAATTAAGAAAATGGTTCTCGATAGACCACAATTATTGAAGAGTG CTCAAGATAAACTTCTTAGTACATTTGAATACCTACACAACACTATGAAAATACCTTTGGAAATTATAACAATATTTCCAGAAGTCCTTAATTGCAGGGTAAAGAGACTGAAGGAGAGACATCTATTTTTAGCTAGATTAAAGAGAGATCTGTATAATCCCAAGGAGCCAAACTACGTAGCATTAAAAACCTTAGTTTCTGGCACTGATAGTTATTTCTGTACTGAAGTTGCACAATCTTCAGTACAAGTTTATAAtgagtttttaaaaagtttgtaa